atcatagtTTTTTGCATGCTTTATATTGATCCGAAATATacttggtggggggggggggggggggctacgGGGTACAGCGATACGGCaggatgacacacacaccatcgcaaaATGCGTCGAAAATGACACCAATACATGCGCAAAAGGCCTTTTTTGATTGCTCGAAGTTGGGTCGCTTATCGGGTCGCTTAGCGGGTCGCTTAAACAATAAGCGACCCGAAAGAGTGACGTTGAGTGATTTTTGGCATACGGGTTGATTGGTGGTAGGTCCATTTTGAAACAATATCCCTTCGTAGGACAAGGCatcggacgacgacgggtttCTACCGAAATGTGTCACCAAACCCCTTGCTTGACTCGAAATGCgttcaaccatcatcattcgcgatGTAGCtccatcccccggggggaggggagactCGTCGCTTTCCCTGGCCAAAAACGGTACCACAAACCGCTCAACGTTCGGCTTATCTTATCAGCAAACAGTCGCCGAGAGTGGTCTTGAACGAAAGCGGGCGGCATTCGCTCCTACCGGAGCACAACCATCGTGGTACCTTGTTCCCCGGTACCAGGCACTTGGAAGGATGTTTGCACTCCACCAACTCCCGTATAGTAAATAGAGCAAAGCAAATTGCGGTTTAAGATGCGAGCTAAGATGGGAAGAAATGAGTCATTAAaggtaaaattaaaaacaaataataccTAAACGAAAGTAAAATTTGTTGAATAATTGGATAATCAATTTTATCgcaaaaaatgaagcaaagaaCCGATAGGTGGTAGTTGATATCCCTGCATTGACGTAACAGTCAACGCCTGGCTGAACAATAAATAATTGAgaacaaggtactttaaaaagacaggtagcatcttaaccgctttgacaggtcaccattttcaatttgtttgacattcatagcagggcgctttttatcaacaaaaccacgtgagtttcaagaagaagaagaagaagatgtgggcaagtttggtctgttttatcagggaaagtacctgatttcactctttttcgaatgtttaaatgattcatctctctatttaagatcattcgagcgaccgagttgtgttttacagcgagtgagcacggtccaggaacgctagctagctcttgttctaggccgggtgacAAGAcgtacggaccgataccatattgaaacactaggaagaattttgagaatatttgcataaactttaactttcgtgccacttttcgtgaatttgaactgtcgtaataccacataaaagcgaaaacagctccgaaaagagcgttcccgaagtaaacatcccaccatcccgtgaatgtcaaactctgaagttttttctaaaatacgatcggggatttgttctggataaagctacctgtctttttaaagtaccttgattGAGAACCTGATTTTCTGTACTTGGTTCCTCCGTGTGTTTGCGGTGCACCATCAACGAAGCAGCATGAACCCACGCCCATGAACTACCCTGCCTGCTATGTTATGAATGACAAGCATCGCATGTTCGACACAGGTCTTTTGGTATGTTTATCcggactggtgctgctgccgttggtgcaTTCTAATATTTGCTTTGGCTTCCAACAGTTTTCCCATTCTTTCCTCACGTTGGTTCATATATTCCAATCGGGTACGCGTACGTGACAGGAAAAGCCGTAATGCTCTCCTAGCGGAGGATGGAGGACATCGAAGAGAGAAGGTTGCTATAGCACGGGGAGATGTTATAGGAACAAGTTCAAGGTTACATTACCAAGAGAGCATTGTGGTCGCCGTTGCTCCTCGCTACCACAGAAAATCCTGCCAGCTAGGAGCATGCCGATAAACTAAGGGCTCAAGGTCGCGTTAGAGGGGGACAGCGCGAGTCTGTTTGTATCATGCCGAGCTCTTCTGCAGCCTGCATGAATTTCCCGGGAAAAAGtgtcaactgaaatcaataATCCTGTATTTACCTGGTGTAACGATGGACTGGATACACGCAGATAAGTTGTCGCGAATTTCCTTAACTCAAATTAAACTTTGATCCAAAAAAATCTAATCACACTGTAGAACACACGGGGATACGGACTTTCCGAGCTTCGGAGATGTGCACAAGAATACAACGAAAACGTTAACCACAGCGAAACACACTTTCATCCAGCGCGCACACAATtactcttccccttttccacaCCTTGACGGGTTGCGTAAATTCAGGAGGAGGATTTCGCACACTCCGACCCTCGAACTACCGGCACACCACTCCCGGGGAAAAGCGACGACGTCGTGGACACGAGAGGGAACACCTTTAATAATGCGACGTAACTTCACTAAAACCACTgacacgccaccaccagagtgcggccgtgctgttgctgctgctgctgatggctagCTGGCTGTGAAAATGCTAATCGGGtacgaaggaaaatggaaaactctaaATTAAAAATACAGAACATTTACACAAATGTGCGATGGTGCCCCTCCGGGAGTTGGAAAAGCTATTGTTGCGCCGCGAATGTTTACGGTGACAGGCGCCGTACGCAGTGATatacgacggtgacggtggttgaGGCGCTGTTGCGAAGGGCCGAAAAGAAGAATCCGCCAtcgtgccgatgatgatgccgagaGGGTTCTGGTTCCTCCCGAAAATCGCACGCGAATCTGATCAAACGTAAACCGGCGTTGGCCGGAGagggaaaccgaaaacccaaaATGCACCTTGCACTGGCAAGGCGAGGCCAAGGCGATGCACAATTTGAGTCATGGCAACCGCCGTCAAGGCGAAGATGATTGCGCACGCACTCTCGGACCCCCCTGGATGTGTTGTATTCTGAAACCGATTTTCTCAGTCAGATAAACGGGCAAACGGCCCTTGCAACGTACGGTGAGCTAGGCGCGGTCAACGGAGAAGGACAGGAGGCAGACGAGTGTaaaaccgccgccgccgtcatcgAAGCCGTTgccgcggatgatgatgatgatggaagatAAAAAGTTGACCGAAATTCTAGCGACAAAATTCTCGCCACACACCTTTTCTTTCCACAAGAACGCGCgcacaaacgaacaaacacacgcacggaaAAACACACGGCACAGGACGGGATGGGAAGGAtaacttttgcttttcctttccgagCTGCCACGAATTCCACTACGTCCGTCGGTTTTCCAATTCACGgcccaacaaaaacaaaaatcgctgCCCGGACACCGGAAACCCGAGGTTATAAACGGGTTGACAGTTGACCCCTCTGGCAAGTTCGCAGCCGAAAACCCGAACAAAGCAGCCGAGCTGCTGGTTTATTGGGGTTCCGTTCAAAATACCAACGAAGTAACCGCCAATTCGATTCCAACAACAATTCAGAACCGCGCGTCTTCCTGGAAGCATCTCGAAATAACAATATGGAAGTGTACGAATTTAAGAAAACCTTTCTTACCCGTCTTATGGAGACAAGAAACGTGTtgaacggcggtggtggcagcatccGTGCGTCGGAGGTACGCTCGGAGTGGATCTCCTACATCGAAGTGGTCGTCGAACCGACGGGTTGGCAAGCACTCTGGAAGGCTTCCCGGGCGGTGTGCGAGAAACTCTCGGTCAAGTATCCGCTGGTCGTCCTCGGCACCGTGGATCAGGTGTTGTTTGATGATCTGCAGGCCAGCTTCATCGTCGAGGCGATACAGGATGACGATGGGCAGCTGTTGGAGAagcagttggtggtggatttGGAAGAACTCTGGCCACTGCGGGAGCAAAACAATCCGGCCCTTAACGTGACCATCACGGCGGACTGCATCGACAAGCTGCGTTTCTTCTACCAGAACCTGTGGATGCCGTGGGACGCCGAAGAGCAGGATGATCATGGCTGGGTCGAAAAGCATCTGGAATCGCGCATCCGCTTCTGCCACGATCTGAAGAACAAAGCCATGTCCTGGCAGTTATCGTCGCACGTATTGTCCCTGCTCGCCGAGGCACGCTACATCCAGAGAAAGCTGAAACTGtgggaggacgaggaggacgactGCCCAGAGAACGAAGCGGATAACGATGAGAAGGAGCTCAACGATACGTCGATCCTGGAAAACGAACGATCGTGTGATCTGTTGAAGCTAAACATGCGCCTTGCGGCCATCAAAAATGAGATGGAAATCCTGGAGAACCCGGTCATGCGAGCTGTGTTCGAAAAGGTGCGCTTTGGGAATGGCAAAAAACTTACGGAGCAATCGCGACTGGCCTTCATCGTGACGCAGATCGATACGGTGGAGAAACAGCTGGAGTATCTGGAGCGAACGAAGGCTTTGATCGATGGTGAGATGCAGGTAAAAATGTGCGAATCACTGCAACACGCCCTCGATCACTGCAGTCCGGACAGTGCGATCTACCTGCCGCCCGGTACGCGACAAAACATTAAGTTCCTGGCCTACCTCAACAGCGGGGGTTCGTTCCGGGGTGTTGGTAATGCAAACTTCCTCGAGAATTACGAACAGGCGATTAAAAGCAATGCCACCATCGCTTCgaaggatgatgatagtgTGCTGCTGACGATCGATGGAGATTTTACGCTGGAAAACATTCATCTCGATTGCTCAAACGTGCGTACCGGTGTGATGGTGAAGGAGGGAAGCGTGCTGTTCCGCAATTGCTGCTTTACCGGAGATCCTACCTCAAGCACCAAGCaaggcgtcgtcgtcttcggaaACTGTAACCTAGCGTTCGAAAACTGTCTCATCAAAGAGTTCTCGACTGGCATCTACAGCAACAGCGATTGCACGATCCGCCTCGTTAACACGACCATTCAGAAGTGCATGAACGGCGTAGAGGTGCTTGATCAGTGCATGGTGCACTTCGATACGGTCACGATCCGAGAGTGTCAACAGTACGGTGTGCTTTTGGAGGATTTCAACGAAGATCTTGAAACCACCaatgcaccaccggcagcgggAGCGACGATGGCGTCGAATTCATCGCAAGTCTACGAAGACTTCAACATGATCGACCGGGAAGAGTTCAGCTTTGCGGGTCGCAACGAATTTCATAGCAACGCCAAGGGTAACTTTGTCATTCGGAAGGTGTACAGCACCCGATTCAACAGTTCTTGCTTCATCGAGGAAATCGACGCCGATGGAACGTTCGAGCACGATGGGGAGGATACGCTGCAACAGGACCGGACTGCTTGTAACAACACGAATGTAAGTTTTGGGATCGATATGCCAGATGCATCCATTTTCTCCTCAACCAAGCAACAATCGGTGtgcgacgaaaacgacgaaacaTACTTGAAGAAAAGCCTATCTGAGGATCGTTCGACCAACGATACCGGACTGGCGGGATCGTTGACGCATTCTGAAGAGGGCGCccaagacgacaacgacgatgaggaagaCCCGACCAGTTTCAATGAGCGAAGCACAATCGTTTGcgatcaaaaaccacttcaTTTATCACGGCGATCAGCCAGCATTTCATCAGAACGACAGCGATCTCCGTCGTTGAACGACAGCGATGATTCTGTATGCGTGATTGAAATCGAAGATACCATTATTGAGATCGATTAGAAGAGATACTTATCATTGATGCCGCTACGGTTAGTGATTGTGTAGAGTCCTGGTTTAGTTTCTATGTTCCGTGTCCCGATACTGTTGTCCAGTTGTGTCCAGTCCAGTAGCAAACGTTAAGAAAAATTGAGTTGCTGCAGATCGTTGGTTTATAATGCATAACTCTATTCCGTATTCCCGTATTTTCCGCAGTCCTTCGTTGTACCCTTTAATGTTATCTCGCTGCGAATGTAATCGAAATGCTGTTAattaattcgtttttttttgttctcttcccCAACTAGAACGTGCTAGAATTGATGGAGGTTTGAACTCACGCTAAGCAGCCAAATCCTCGGCCTACCTTTCGAAGTACGCAGCCATGAGCTGTCAAACGCAGCATTCATGTAAACAAACGCGAGGGCCAGAATTTTGTTCTTGTAGCTGTTTTACTAACAAGAAGTTATCAATAAAATCGTTATCTTTACCTTCCGTGTACCGTGTTCCGTAGTGTATATTTCGTCTTTCACATAATATGGCCGCCCCAGCACCTGAGGAAGTGTTTGATCAAGCAGAAGTAAGTTTCTTCATGGATAGGTGGTTGAAAGAACTTTCCTtaaataatttgttttcctACCTTCTACTGCTTCCATTCAGGGAGAACAAtttgaggatgatgatggagaggTGCAGATTGAAACTTCGTCCGGCCGGAAACGACTGTTCAGCAAAGAACTACGCTGTATGATGTACGGTTTCGGGGACGACCAGAACCCGTACACGGAGAGCGTCGATCTGCTCGAGGATCTCGTGGTCGAGTTTATCACCGAGATGACCCACCGTGCGATGGAAATTGGCAGAACGGGACGAGTACAGGTCGAggatattgtgttccttgtgCGTAAAAACTCCCGCAAATACGCCCGTGTGAAGGACCTGCTGACGATGAACGAGGAATTGAAGCGTGCCCGGAAGGCGTTCGATGAGATTAAGTACGCCGGGGCAGAAGCAAAGATCAAATAGTCACCCATTTTCCACTTACTTTTGCCCTTCctataataattattttctttcaatAAATCAACAACATATTACACTGCTATGATCTCGTTGGTAGTTTCATTCATTTAACAATTTAAGAACTATTTACCCACCACGGCAATACGATTCTACGGTAATTTTGCGCTTACTCTGCATTGCTCTGTTGCCAACATTTACAAATGCGGATTCGATCGACTGCTCACTTTCCACTCGCTCCCGTTACTTTGCCTTCTCTAGCTCCTCCTCTGTCTCTTCTGGCGGAGCAGGTCTTTCGTGTAGATTAAACAGCTTGGCGACCTCGTTCAGATCATCGTACTCCGTGTGCTGATCCAGAATTTTCCTCGCCGTTCCCATCCGATTAAAAACGTTCCACAGCACCATACCGACGACCTTTTTATCGCGCAGGTAGAATATAACACCTTTGTCGAAGTCTTCACTCGGTTCCTGGTCCTTCGATGCAGCTGGCGCGGGTACTGCTTGCTCCTTCTTTGGACCGTCACCAATGGCGTTCGCTGCTTGAAGCTTTTCCGAATCACTTGCCCCGGCGATTGAACGGGCCAGCTCTTCGGCGGATCGTTTTGCGAAGACCGCTACCGTTGGAAGGGTAGAATCGATCAAACCGATCGCTTCGTAGCTAATGCGAGGACCCAGATCCGACCAGAACATACTCTGATGTGTGTATGGATGATCTATCGGGATAAACGAATCaaagttaattaaaatgaactcCAATGCTCCACTCAACACTATTATCGTCAATACGCACTTTTTCCAACCATATTTTCACCGGCTAATCGTCCAGAGACGATCGCATGATCGTGATGCTCAACTCGCCTTCGACCGAGCTTCGTGTCGTAGAAACAAGCGGCATCGCCAGCAACGTACACGTTGGAACGAGCCCTCAGCTCAGCATCAACCAGAAAACCGCCATTCGTAGGGTCCACCTCTAGACCGGATGTTTTGGCTAGATTCGTGTTTGGTTCCGAACCGACGGCCACGATCACCtgatccaccagcagcacactatCATCGACGAGCGTCAGCTTCACCTTCTCGCCCTGCATCTCGACGGCCTTGACTTGCGTCTTCGGCCACACCTTCACACCCTCATCACGCAATCGTTCCGTTGTCCAGCTGCTGAGATACTCCGGTAGAATCTTGGCCATATTTCCACCCTCGTGGAACAGTTGGAACACTTCGATCTTCTTCTGGCGCGTCTGTTCCGATTTCGAAAGCGCGCAGGCTAGCTCACTGCCCAAAAATCCTCCTCCGATGATGGCCACCTGACAACCATCACTCAGTCGTCCGGAAAGTTGCTCGAAATCGTGTACACTCTTGAACAGCGTTACCCGTTGGCGCACTGCCAGCGGTGCTGATTCGAAAATTGGCAAATTCTTCGGCCGTGCACCGGTTGCTATGAGACACTTGTCGTACTCGATCTCGGTACCATCAGTTAGAATTGCTCTCCGATTAACGACATCTAGCCGCTGCACCTCGTATCCACGGGCGACCGATACGCCACCGTTCGCTGCTTCGTTGAGTTTGAGCGGTTCGATGTAGTAATCGGGTGGTTCGTAGTAGATGCTCCTCTCGCCACCGTTCCACTGTCGGAACTTGAGGGGCTCCGTGTTAACCGGATTGTACCACAATTCTTTCGACAGCGGGGGCCTCATGTAGGGCATTTCGAGCTCATTCGTTATCATCAAGACCTTTGCCTTTGCGTCGTGCACGCGTATAGCGCGGAATGCCGCAATactggccgttcctccaccgATCAGTAGATAGGGAACGTATTTGGGTAAATCCTTCGAAGACTCAGGATAGGGATGCTTCTTACGGGGAGGCTTTTCCCGTGTGTCATCTGCGGGTGGTGGACTATCGAATAGACCGTTGTAGTAGGCGAGCCCTAGACTGCCAGCGGTAAGAGCGATAGCGCCCAAAATGTAGCCCGTGTACGAtgctttcggtggcggtggtggtggtggaggacaCTGTGGCCCTCCTGATGCTAACGATGTTTGTGACGATTCCTAATGAAAACGAAGAGTACACCACGGATTAGAGTAACTGGCAAACCTTCATCGAACTACGTCTAAGAAAGAATTGAAATTATGGGAACCTCCTCTACATCGAACTCTTCTTTATCGCACTTTTCGCAAGAAACCACAACCGGATCGAGGGGAACCAGAGGCACAACGGACTTGCTCTAACGAAGTAAATGAGTTAAAAGTTGAATCACGGATCGCACCTCAATGCTAAATGGCAAAAGAAAGCAAGTTAAAAACCTTGAAAAAGTTCTTAATCGGAACGTGGCGTCTCGGGGGAGCGGGATAGGGACTGGGATCGTTGGGGAACTGTATCAATTCGCCCATCATCGGTATCCGGCGGCTATCTTCACAAGGTACTCCGCCGGTATCACTCGTCGACTCGGGGGTTTCTTCATCACAAGGGCACGGTTCCGATGATGGATCAGTTCTATCATTAGTATCTTTTCGATTTACCTTTCTCGAAATCCATCGTCGTCCATTCAGTGGTTGTGTACATCCTGCAAAATCCGATagaaatgggaagaaaaaatcgataaatcgATATCcggtgtgttgtggttgttaCATCAGCCGG
The sequence above is a segment of the Anopheles darlingi chromosome 2, idAnoDarlMG_H_01, whole genome shotgun sequence genome. Coding sequences within it:
- the LOC125948393 gene encoding apoptosis-inducing factor 1, mitochondrial, which translates into the protein MLSVSRVAAGYVRPTAHPAIVRVRNHLLAAGCTQPLNGRRWISRKESSQTSLASGGPQCPPPPPPPPKASYTGYILGAIALTAGSLGLAYYNGLFDSPPPADDTREKPPRKKHPYPESSKDLPKYVPYLLIGGGTASIAAFRAIRVHDAKAKVLMITNELEMPYMRPPLSKELWYNPVNTEPLKFRQWNGGERSIYYEPPDYYIEPLKLNEAANGGVSVARGYEVQRLDVVNRRAILTDGTEIEYDKCLIATGARPKNLPIFESAPLAVRQRVTLFKSVHDFEQLSGRLSDGCQVAIIGGGFLGSELACALSKSEQTRQKKIEVFQLFHEGGNMAKILPEYLSSWTTERLRDEGVKVWPKTQVKAVEMQGEKVKLTLVDDSVLLVDQVIVAVGSEPNTNLAKTSGLEVDPTNGGFLVDAELRARSNVYVAGDAACFYDTKLGRRRVEHHDHAIVSGRLAGENMVGKNHPYTHQSMFWSDLGPRISYEAIGLIDSTLPTVAVFAKRSAEELARSIAGASDSEKLQAANAIGDGPKKEQAVPAPAASKDQEPSEDFDKGVIFYLRDKKVVGMVLWNVFNRMGTARKILDQHTEYDDLNEVAKLFNLHERPAPPEETEEELEKAK
- the LOC125948404 gene encoding transcription initiation factor TFIID subunit 13, whose amino-acid sequence is MAAPAPEEVFDQAEGEQFEDDDGEVQIETSSGRKRLFSKELRCMMYGFGDDQNPYTESVDLLEDLVVEFITEMTHRAMEIGRTGRVQVEDIVFLVRKNSRKYARVKDLLTMNEELKRARKAFDEIKYAGAEAKIK
- the LOC125959559 gene encoding uncharacterized protein LOC125959559, encoding MEVYEFKKTFLTRLMETRNVLNGGGGSIRASEVRSEWISYIEVVVEPTGWQALWKASRAVCEKLSVKYPLVVLGTVDQVLFDDLQASFIVEAIQDDDGQLLEKQLVVDLEELWPLREQNNPALNVTITADCIDKLRFFYQNLWMPWDAEEQDDHGWVEKHLESRIRFCHDLKNKAMSWQLSSHVLSLLAEARYIQRKLKLWEDEEDDCPENEADNDEKELNDTSILENERSCDLLKLNMRLAAIKNEMEILENPVMRAVFEKVRFGNGKKLTEQSRLAFIVTQIDTVEKQLEYLERTKALIDGEMQVKMCESLQHALDHCSPDSAIYLPPGTRQNIKFLAYLNSGGSFRGVGNANFLENYEQAIKSNATIASKDDDSVLLTIDGDFTLENIHLDCSNVRTGVMVKEGSVLFRNCCFTGDPTSSTKQGVVVFGNCNLAFENCLIKEFSTGIYSNSDCTIRLVNTTIQKCMNGVEVLDQCMVHFDTVTIRECQQYGVLLEDFNEDLETTNAPPAAGATMASNSSQVYEDFNMIDREEFSFAGRNEFHSNAKGNFVIRKVYSTRFNSSCFIEEIDADGTFEHDGEDTLQQDRTACNNTNVSFGIDMPDASIFSSTKQQSVCDENDETYLKKSLSEDRSTNDTGLAGSLTHSEEGAQDDNDDEEDPTSFNERSTIGEQFEDDDGEVQIETSSGRKRLFSKELRCMMYGFGDDQNPYTESVDLLEDLVVEFITEMTHRAMEIGRTGRVQVEDIVFLVRKNSRKYARVKDLLTMNEELKRARKAFDEIKDDRMIVMLNSPSTELRVVETSGIASNVHVGTSPQLSINQKTAIRYFDDFMLRTRCKTTYFLRKTERTPRCLMHLLAWSFVFAQKCHPLGKPPSTLRGKTPIVLVFIKLVPNYVTAVPAKMSVLRLFGGEIISIYRQTLLTSFAGPAARHFGTISQQLRAAASTEKEAEPAEEGGLGGDEEQPEASDKQRGAPEDDPKDRTRLIPVETSVRYLASEAYRQTYQDDPVWKHYRRNHKGAYPSKKTRKTCIRKGRISTGNPCPICRDEYLVLDHNNIDLLKQFISPQTGEVLSYRVTGLCQKKHLQLLVAVERAMDRGMLTFDVPFREYDYSEYYTTNDVKKAVK